A genomic region of Anaerolineales bacterium contains the following coding sequences:
- the rplW gene encoding 50S ribosomal protein L23, whose amino-acid sequence MTTVYDILVRPLVTEKTNYQTGKLRQVTFEVHKDANKAMIKDAIELVFGVKVQRVNVIQVAPKRGRHARSRQMRIRKSGYKKALVTLMPGETIDIFEGVK is encoded by the coding sequence CGCTGGTAACGGAAAAAACCAATTACCAGACCGGCAAATTGCGCCAGGTTACTTTTGAAGTGCACAAAGATGCCAACAAGGCCATGATCAAGGACGCCATCGAATTGGTGTTTGGCGTCAAGGTGCAGCGCGTCAATGTGATCCAGGTGGCGCCCAAGCGTGGCCGCCATGCCCGCAGCCGCCAGATGCGCATTCGCAAAAGCGGCTACAAAAAGGCCCTGGTCACACTGATGCCTGGTGAGACCATCGATATTTTTGAAGGTGTGAAGTAA